The Chitinophagales bacterium genome contains the following window.
TCTTATTTCAATCTTACAAGACTTTTTCTTTCGTCAATAGAAATTGTGTTAATGTCAATAATCTTTAGAGAATGAGATAATTGTGCATTGCTACTTTTGAGTGTTACATTGACTGGAGGTGTTTCTAATTTCCACATAGCACCTGTAGCAGGGTCTACTATTAACATACCTAAAACTCCCCCAAGAAACAAGTTACCAAAGTACCATCCATTTAACTTAAAGTTTATTGGTACTATTTGTTCTGCGAAACCCTTAGCAGAAATTTTAACTTGATATTCGGCACGAGAGAAAAACCCCGCTCCTGATTTTAAGCTAACAGTGGCTGGAGATGCGCCTCTGTATACTTCTTTACCTTTTTTATCTGTGATACTAATTGTAGCTCCAGATGGGTTACTATTTACTGATACAGGATAAGAGCTTTTCCCGAATAATGTAGCACATCCCATTAGGACAATTGAAGAGACCACTATACTTGTTGTATATAGAAATAACTTTTTCATAAGTAGTTGAA
Protein-coding sequences here:
- a CDS encoding PEGA domain-containing protein; protein product: MKKLFLYTTSIVVSSIVLMGCATLFGKSSYPVSVNSNPSGATISITDKKGKEVYRGASPATVSLKSGAGFFSRAEYQVKISAKGFAEQIVPINFKLNGWYFGNLFLGGVLGMLIVDPATGAMWKLETPPVNVTLKSSNAQLSHSLKIIDINTISIDERKSLVRLK